Part of the Pecten maximus unplaced genomic scaffold, xPecMax1.1, whole genome shotgun sequence genome is shown below.
aaacaaggatatcggcttgtaacaccgttacgtgtaatgacgactcattgaaagatgcatgttattaattacacacatggtacatttaccgggtctttcatttcaggttcataatttacgtaaaaaaacgtacattgtacatagtgggtctttcatttcaggtatTTAACGTATGTAATTTCTACTCGTTTGTGAACCTCTGGGACGTAacccatgtgtgttgtttgtaggtcacatatgtccgctataaataaaacaactttcacttcacatgttcttttaaaaacattgtttattttttagtttctacaaaataaaagaaaacaagaatcatatcaagaacataagtatatttatttttttaaaaagactgacaattagacgtgtttatgaaacgtcattAAAACGTCCCGTATTGTATagagtcaagggagataactcttacacaacaattttttttgacctggtagacgaaattcagtagtccggaaaactcgtaatccggacggtttgggctgggaacgaaggtgttcggattatcgagggtccactgtacagGAATGTTTGGACTTTGGTTATGGCAAGACTGAATTGATTGCAAAGTTATGGTGCAGATACAACTCCCTGTAGTTCAACATACAGGGTAAAAAGAGAAGCCCTGAAGTTTTGAGACCTTTGAAACCAAAGCAAACAAGACAATTAGCTCATTACAGTCCCCCACTAAATGTGAAATCATACGCCAAAAATGCAGAGATGATCAATTCATCATGAATCCGTaccccaagtatgaagttccagtgaatAGTAGTGCAAGAGATAGAGCCATGACAAACGTTGGTGCTGGCCAAAAGTCAAAATGTAGGCCTTGTTTTGGTAGTTTTGTAgttttgatacatgacacaccacctcaccaaggtaaacccataccATAGGTATGATGTTCCAGTGACTATCTATAGTAGTGACAAAGGTATGAAGTGGACAGGAAAGTTTTTTGGACAAACGGACAGATGGACACATATCTGAGGTCACATGGCCAGGATTCTAACCAACTGTAATTGTGGCCTCAAACAGAAACTAAAATAAGTTTAGCAATTCTCTTATCCTAGTTTAGGTGCATCCACAGTTTTACTGATGCAAGATTTCCTTTCAATGAATGACATCACAACAACAATGATGTCATATCAGCAATCACATCATATAACATTGCCTTGTATTGatgtaacatcaatattataGAGCTAAGAGGGTAAAAACAGGGTAAAAGAAAAATCATCTTTCAGCACCTCAGGGGTGAGATGGGAGGTCAGCACCTCAGGGGTGAGATGGGAGGTCAGCACCTCAGGGGTGAGATGGGAGGATCTCAGCTCTTAATTTGCCAAACAATCTGTAAGCCTATTTTGTCAACTTACcaagtgaaaaaaaatgtaaatagaaAATTCTTGTCAACTGAAGAAACTTCCacctcgggttgagatccccctgtctcacccccatGAGGGATTCTAGAAGTAcatctttatttcattaaaacaactCCTATCCAATCAGTCAAACCATTTTAACATTTGAATGGCCTAGGTTACCTGCATATCCCTCATCACCAATATTTACCTTCTGTGTTACGCAGACTCCTGACATGCTGTTCCACTTTACGAGCTTGCTCAAGCTTTGGGACaatctttgaccttgacattgtgGGAGCAAAGTGTGCTCCATGACAACCAGCTGTTGTCTGTTTCTTCTTCAGTGGTTGTGGAGCTGGCAActatgtacaaaatataaaaaaaaaatgtttagagGTCATATCAAGGGTAGAATGTAGTATTCTATATATAGGAATAAACTTTACACTCgttcaaacaaacaaactatcaaacaaaatatgaaaaaatatttcatatttaacttTCAACTAATTTGAAGATTAAAAACACTTGATTTGTTACCCTGAATGAAGGTAAAAGCCTTAACCAATTTGACAGCTGATAGGCCTTGTATAAGAAgatataatttgaaatcttATGATGACTGAACCATGTGACTTTGAGATATTATAAaccaatgtcatttatttagTTACACAGACATTTTACAGGATATACACAATATCTCCTTTTTCAGCAgtgacagaaatatcacaatCTTTCATTACCAAGTTGTCATTTGCAATATCATGACAGACACAGAATTCCCAGGAACACAGAACTCCCAGGAACACAGAACTCCAAGGAACACAAAACTACCAGGAACACAGAACTCCCAGAAACACAGAACTCCCAGGAACATATAACTCCCAGGAACATATAACTCCCAGAAACACAGAACTCCCAAGAACACAGAACTCCCAGGAACACAGAACTCCCAGGAACACAGAACTCCCAAGAACACAGAACTCCCAGGAACACAGAACTCCCAGAAACACAGAACTCCCAAGAACACAGAACTCCCAGGAACACAGAACTCCCAAGAACACAGAACTCCCAGGAACATATAACTCCCAGGAACACAGAACTTCCAGGAACACAGAACTCCCAAGAACACAAAACTCCCAGGAACACAGAACTCCCAAGAACACAGAACTCCCAGGAACACAGAACTCCCAAGAACACAGAACTCCCAGAAACACAGAACTCCCAGAAACACAGAACTCCCAGGAACACAGAACTCCCAAGAACACAGAACTCCCAGGAACACAGAACTCCCAGAAACACAGAACTCCCAGGAACACAGAACTCCCAAGAACACAGAACTCCCAGGAACATATAACTCCCAGGAACACAGAACTTCCAGGAACACAGAACTCCCAAGAACACAAAACTCCCAGGAACACAGAACTCCCAGGAACACAGAACTCCCAAGAACACAGAACTCCCAGAAACACAGAACTCCCAGGAACACAGAACTCCCAGGAACACAGAACTCCCAGAAACACAGAACTCCCAGAAACACAGAACTCCCAGAAACACAGAACTCCCAGAAACACAGAACTCCCAGGAACACAGAACTCCCAGAAACATAAACTCCCAGAAACAGAACTCCCAGAAACACAGAACTCCCAGGAACATAGAAATCCTAAAAATTCAGGCGATGACATCTGCTGTATATTCTTTATTGAGGGTCTCCAGTAAAACTGGTGTCGGTTCTGTCATACTTACGGTTTTCTCTGCAGTTTTGAAGAATACCATTATGTCCTTCAGACTTTGCCCGAAGCTGCTGTATTTGTTGACGTTTGGACGTACCCATATAGGCAATTGATTCACAGAGTTCTGATAGGAAAACCTAAAAATAATACAAGTCCTCTCTTTTTACTTGTAATCAACTGTGATAGGTTTAATTACAACTGTAGACAAAACATggttaaattgaaaaaaaaattattctcCTTTTAAGTGTTTTATATTGCACAACAATTATTAATTTCATCGTACATAATTGTATAGGTGTTTTTAGCTCTTTACCTTGTATCACAAAGAATGATAGCGCCATAGTCATGGCGATGCCTAATGACACGCCCAATAGCCTGATTGACAGCTCGTGACGCCTGCTGTTTATACCAGTCATTTCCAGTCAGAGTCTAAAAAAACAGGATGCATGTTAAGTTACGTAAACTTAAATTGTCTTGACCAACATACACACATAAAGAGAAAAATGAATGGAATCCCTAGGTTTTTACCTACTGTGTAATATTCCACTATTATTTCTCCATGTCCAACCATAACTGAATTTTCCATTTGGAAGAAAGATCATGAACATTTTACAactttaaacatatatacacccTGTCTCTAAATAAAAAGTCTTATATTAATGATGCATAATCTTTTAATGTGACTATTCAATTGTTACcaaaactcttttttttttgtgtaaacGCGGAGTCAGgtgaaattaaacaagaggcacAAACCAATTATTATCCATTTTCATATACACGGCTTTAAAATGTAGGCGACAATGATTTATCATGGTTATTTGTCCTTGATTTACATCAATGAACATGGGCTCtaattttatgttaaaatataatgGATATCACAGGAGAAAGGTTAGTTGGTGATGCTTCTTTTCCAACCATTCTTCTCCCAAAGAATAATGAGGgagatttttttaatcaaccAGGAAAAATCCATCAAATGAGgaggttttttttaacttcaaaGCAAATGAGGAAGGCCTGAGAacaaagttaattttttttcaccTAAGGGAGAATCTCTCAGTGGTGGATGTAAGTTTTCTATTTGCATAATCAATTCACCTGGAATGTCTGTTTGCCTTTCATTTCATCAAGAAACTCCATTTTTAGTTTAACCTTGGGGTCCATACGTGGTGGGTAGGGCAGGCCAGTGATGATAACTGCTCGGCCATTGATATCAGAAAAGTCAAGTCCCTCACTCACCTGACAGGAAACAAAGAATATTCTGGAGCTCATTTCTGTTCTGAGCTATTTCAGATAATGAAATGTCCACTTTTGCTATTACCAAAGTCAACTGATTAATTGGTTTCACTTGGCATTGATTGATTGTGTTAATTTCATTGTTccaattaattttcaattacGCCATTCAATATTAGTTTGCCTAACACTAAATTTTCATTCAATATCAGTCGGCCTAACACTTAATTGTCATTCAATATTAAACAGTTTTTACTTGTGTTCCAATGAACTgatattatttatcaatatgTACCTCGATATCAATACACAACATACTCACTGAAGAAATATGTGCAATATATGTAAGAAAAAAAGCCCAGAAATATCCAACTGTATATCAATCACCATACCTTCCCTCGACACACTGCTATAAAAATAGCTCCATTGAGACTGGGGTCGTTAATTTTCTCGTAAAAGCCTTCCATTGCCTGGAAGTACAATAATAACAGCATTTAGGTTTAAGCCTGTTCCTCATTGACTGGTCACTAGAAAGCCCTATATGACAGCATCCATCCTCACCAAAGCATGGTCTCTTCacatttataacatatttataacacatttataacacatttattttaacattacCAGGTTACTGAAATACATATAATTCAAATagttttgtttgaaatgttatataaagtGCTGAAcacttttcattttttcattgaaCTATTGGTACATTTCAAATTTTTCCAAATTCCTGTGATGTAGATGGAGGCATTACAAGACTTGGCAAGGCTTGTCTAAGAGCAAAATAAAATCACTAGGTCCgttcatattttataaacaaacaacactggTCAAATAAAGTCAAAATGAGAGGACCAAGATAAACAAAATTTGCACATTACGAAAGATAAGTTTgattctttgtttttgtttttacatttttcatattCTGCAGAATACATTGCTTTTAGGACAGTAAATTgtgctttatttttttctatatttagtatatagtatattatgCTGTACAATTTTGTGATTCAGAAATTATAGATTGTACCAGGTTTTCTTCCAAGCACTAAAGGAACCATTTATCTACAGacttaatataaaaaaatttccTTTCTTTATGTATGATCATTTATAATGAATTTTTAAGTAACTCTTCCCCATCCCCTTCTATTTAACTTTTTCCCTGTATTTGACAGTAGTTGTTTTTTGTGAATACAAATATGGCTTTCTTATTAAATAATAAGCAAAGATGCTATACTTGGTAAAAGCTACGGTTCATACAAAATAATCTTGTCTCCCTGTCAATAGCGACAACATACAAGAACCTGTGTCTCCCTGTcaatacaataacatacaaGAACCTGTGTCTCCCTGTcaatacaataacatacaaGAACCTGTGTCTCCCTGTCAATAGTGACAACATACAAGAACCTGTGTATCCCTGTCAATAGCGACAACATACAAGAACCTGTGTCTCCCTGTcaatacaataacatacaaGAACCTGTGTCTCCCTGTCAATAGCGACAACATACAAGAACCTGTGTCTCCCTGTCAATAGCGACAACATACAAGAACCTGTGTCTCCCTGTCAATGGCGACAACATACAAGAACCTGTGTCTCCCTGTCAATGACAACAA
Proteins encoded:
- the LOC117318370 gene encoding LOW QUALITY PROTEIN: regulator of telomere elongation helicase 1-like (The sequence of the model RefSeq protein was modified relative to this genomic sequence to represent the inferred CDS: inserted 1 base in 1 codon) is translated as MSSLGNVIVNFARVVPNGMLVFFPSYPVMEKCLEHWQENNIYNRITQYKSIXVEPRGKVALYEAMEGFYEKINDPSLNGAIFIAVCRGKVSEGLDFSDINGRAVIITGLPYPPRMDPKVKLKMEFLDEMKGKQTFQTLTGNDWYKQQASRAVNQAIGRVIRHRHDYGAIILCDTRFSYQNSVNQLPIWVRPNVNKYSSFGQSLKDIMVFFKTAEKTLPAPQPLKKKQTTAGCHGAHFAPTMSRSKIVPKLEQARKVEQHVRSLRNTEEENALLQSQYEYTRQSVVKNKRHSLLGALSESEVSLHLHIYPYVPYFQETQLGRLMIILM